The genomic region gtggACTGTTTTTTCTGACTCTGGAATTACACTCAACTTTTCTACTCgtttatttttcagaactgCACTATTGCACTGGCGCATACAGAATTTCACCGGTAGATGTAAATAGCAGACCTTCTTCCTGCCTTACAAACTTTCTCCTTAATGGTAAATTTGTGTCCTTGGCTAATTATtcaatgttttaatttttaattctgtaaatAGAGCACTTAGCACATTTTGGTTTGTATAGCAGTAATGTCTATAGACTGTAAAAATGCTGAGTTTATTTTAACACGTCCtataaataagaaaagaaagttgTTAAATGTCCTCCAAGGCAAATGTGTTTTGGAGCTTAAAGATGGGAGGAAAGATGCAAAGAAGGAACAAGTATTGAAATGGAGGTTTGTATGTTTCCAAACAAAATGGCATTACAAACATCCTTTTAATGGAATGTTTCCTTCAGTCAGGTCATTTGATTGTCTAAATGTGCAGTGGTTTTCTTAAACACTGTATCTTAGTGTATTTTTCCCTAGAGATTGTGTAGTGAAAATGTCCTTTGATCAATAAAAATGGTTAGAACCAAAATTAATAACATATTTCAGATAAGCACATGCTTctgatttttgtcctttttgctTCCTGATAAAAAGAAACTTATTTGGAGAATGCACCCTTTTATGCTTGgtgtattttactgaaaataggacaaaagcagttttatttctctgcctgaagAACAGTGTCCATTTTAAGCATTAGCAAGGGGTATCAACTGATACCTTTATACTCAAAAggttattttattactttttggAGGTTGCTTTTAATGAGAGTGTTTCTCCAGCAGGGTCATTGGAATGCTTTATGAATGTGTATCTTTTCCTAAAATAATATTGATTGGTTGGTCCAGGAGAGGCTTTTTGGTGTTGctttgtaaaattttaaggCTGTTCTGTGTCAAGACAATGAGGAGATGGCAGTTTCTTGTTCAGCTGGGTGAGAACACCACCTTGGTGGGTTCAGATTCTTCTTGGCTGAGCACAAACCTGTATTTATGCAGCTCTGAATTTAAAATTGCAGCACACAGTAGCGAATGAAACTGATCTCCTTTCCACCAGGTCGTTCGGTGTTGTTGGAACAGCCACGCAAGTCTGGCTCAAAGGTCATCAGCCACATGCTCAGCAGCCACGGGGGAGAGATTTTCTTGCATGTGTTGAGCAGCTCCCGCTCGATTCTGGAAGATCCCCCCTCAATTAGCGAGGGGTGCGGCGGGAGGGTCACTGACTACAGGATCACAGTAAGGGTCTTTCTGTCCTACACTGCTGCTTCTATCACGGGACAACAGATGCAGTCATGTGGGAAGGAAATGTTGGACTGGACTGCATGGTCCAGCTTCCTATGTAATAAATACCTTGATAGATATTTAGTACAAAATACTACATTTGTTAATTGTTAGCCCTGCTTTATAAAATGCTTTCTGCATCAAGGAATGCCTCCTTAATGCACTAGGAGTGTTTAGTTTGTTCTGGTtctagaaaaacatttttcttggtAAGTTTCTTCTGTGGCTTGGATACACGTAGGACTGTATCGTGCTTATTGTCAAAGGAGAGATTGCACATGAGTGGTGTGTACAATAAATAGAAAAGATGAAGTCAGCTTTGAACCCTGGTGTCAGACAATCAGCTGACATGCATTTTGtttgtcctttatttttttcaacacATCCTTGATATCTCTTGTAAACAAGCAGAAGTTCCTTCTGGAAAAAGTAATTCTTCCCATACATGAACTACCTTGCAGATCTGGAAGTCCTCCTCATCAAAACCCGTACATTGATTTTTACCTCATATTTCTGTGCCCCTGTTTTTGTGTTCCCCCTGGTTAATGCATGTCCATCTGAGAGCTAGAGACAGGGCTGTGCTTGGTAGGGTCAGGTGTGGCAGTGGGATGGTACAAAGTTAGTGATAAGCAAGGCTAAGCTGTTTAGCCCGTTCACTGAAAGTTTCTTTGTTAGAGAAATGCCTAATTGTATCTTGTTTGGTTATCATTAGGATTTTGGTGAATTTATGAGGGAAAACCGATTAACTCCTTTTCTAGAGCCCAGATATAAGATCGATGGAAGTCTTGAAATTCCATTGGAACGTGCAAAAGATCAGTTAGAGAAACATACTCGTTACTGGCCTATGATTATTTCTCAGACCACCATCTTCAACATGCAAGCTGTAAGTAACCTGGGCTGTGtaaatttttgttctgttcctAGATTGCGTCCCCTTGTCACTGGATGAAATACCAGCTCTGTTGGGTGATAAATCCCTTGCCACaaaatcagtttattttcagctttatttctACTGAAGTAACTGTATTTAATGCAGTAGATTATTGGAATGCCATTTAAATAAGGTGGAATATTTGAACCtgacagctgcagtgctgctgggtaAAGAAAGCATCTGCTTATACTTGGAGTTAGTACTAAACTGAGGGTAAGagggtggggttttgttgtgtGTTGTTCCATTGCTTTTGATTTTATTCTTCTTGTTGCTCTCCTGTGACGTGCACACGTTTTCttgttcatttctgttttgtccTGCAGGTAGTGCCATTAGCCAGTGTGATTGTAAAGGAAGCAATGACTGATGAGGATGTGCTGAATTGTCAAAAAACAATATACAATTTGGTAGACATGGAGAGGAAGAACGATCCACTGCCAATTTCAACAGTTGGTACCAGAGGAAAGGGGCCAAAAAGGTTACATGCATATCTCTCTTTGTTGATGCTGGactattttcagaaatactctGTTGACAATGTTTTCATACCAAATTTTTGAAGTATGGCTAAAAATAATACATAGTAAACTAAATGCTGTATGTGCACCACCCAAATGCTGTGAATACTTCACCTGTATCATTTAGGGGCTATAACATTACTGCTGTATGTTAGGGAAAAAAGCTCTAATTTTATTGCCTAAGAatttaaatatgttaaaaaatatgaaatcaAAGATAGTCATCAGGAAAGGTGAGAGATTGATACAAATTGGACAAACAAAGTggaataatttcaaattaataaaaaggaaaacttaAGTATATTATAAATGAACAGTGCATTAAAACTGGTATATATGAGAATAGTTAAATCCTTTTGAAacagttatttaaaatatggGGTGCTTCTTTAAAATAAGCGTAGAATATTCTGATACCTCAGTCATTTGGATGTGTTCCTTGTATTTTCAAGAATTGGTTGAAAAGAAATTCTGGTTTGCCTACATGACAGGGAGTTACTGACAGTAGTGTGGTGCaattcttccttattttttttaacccaaatAATGTAATAATTCATTTGCTTGTCAGTACATGAGTGGCCCTCTGACATTGCATTGTTAGCAAGCACCTGAGAGATTTTACAAGTGCCTTTTGGCAGTGAGGTCTTGTGGAACAACATGATTTCAGTGGCCATAATCCATCTCAATTTAAACTTCACTCTGGGTGTTAACTGGGAAATGTTAATGTGATTTCAAGAATGGAGTAATCCCAGGAGGGGAGACTTTCTGTACAGGAGGACAGACGATCTCTTTGGAgttatttttggtttgggggttctttttttgtttgttaagGTCTGCATTCATTAAGTAGTTGAATGACTTTGGTAATCCTTCACATGGTGTGTTTTTCTTGGCCTTTCAGAGATGAGCAGTACCGCATTATGTGGAATGAGCTGGAGACCCTTGTCCGAGCACACATAAACAACTCTGACAAACACCAGCGAGTCCTCGAGTGTCTCATGGCGTGCAGGAGCAAACccccggaggaggaggagcgcaAGAAACGaggcagaaagagagaagacaaaGAGGACAAGTCAGAGAAGTTGGGCAAAGACTATGAATCAGATAAGCCATGGCAGGAATCAGAGAGGTACGTTTTCTGAAGTGAAATCAAAGTGTAGCATAACTTTTGTTCTTAGTGGTTGACCACTTAGCTGGGTGTTTTAGCTTGAGGAGTTCCTGCTGTTGGATTCTATCATAACCACACACCTATTAGATGTTAAACTGCTTTGTGGGAATCTAAAGCATGGCTGAAAACGTGGGACAAGCAGTTGTTTCCTTTGAGCTGTAGATAGTTTAGTGTTCATGTTGATTAAACAACCCAGCTTGATTTGGCTCTTCTCTTCAGCTGAACATAAGGATTAATGTCCATTTCCCTCCTGTTTGTAATTCATGTTGTTATTGTAGCTTGTCTTAAGTGGTCAGCACCTGTCAGTCTGTTCTGTGTTGTTCCTTCTTTCAAACTACTTTCTGAAGAGATCCCAAAAGCTCACAGTAATAAGCTTAATTTGCACGTGTTTTGTGCGTGCTGGGAGCATGTAGGATAGGAGGACCTTTTCATCTACACTGCTGTCACCATGCTGATGAGCTTCCATGCCTTCCTGTGTATGATCATTGCTACAGCTTTGCTTTcacacacagaacagaaatggGGACTGAGATAAAAGGGATTTGGTGTAGAATGGGTCTGAATTCACCTAGAGAAGATAATAGGAAATTGAATGGTATttgtatatgtatttatttttatttagtcttTCCTTCAAAATTCAGATACTAATTGTCTCAACAACTGAAGTGAAACTCTGTATTAAGAACCTTCCCTTTATGTAAGGCTTTATCCAGAAGATTATTTGGCTAGAATTCCCTATTGTTTGTCACCCATTCCAAGGGgtcaaaagaaattttcttaTGGTATGGGTCTTTTATAATTTCGAGGAGTACAGAATGGTATCAAGAATTATGTCCTGCTCAAgcatatttttccttccctctcaaAAAGGTTAAAAGGTCTTTTGGATCGGGAGAAAGAAGAACTGGCAGAAGCTGAAGTTATCAAAGACTCCCCTGATTCTCCTGAGCCCCCCAACAAAAAGCCTCTCATTACAATGGATGAAATGCCCACAGTTGAAAAGGCAAAAGGTAAACCAGAACAATTGCAacagattatttcttttaaaggtaGACGTTGTTGCATCAGTCTGTGTTTTCTAAAGTAATGAGGTGAATCATTTTGGAGTTAAAGCTAAGTCAGTGAAGATCATGTTTAATTAAATGCTAAATGCTGCGAAATTATTGAAAAACATGTTAACCTCACCAGGTCTGTGAAAAAAAGGGAGATGCCAAGACACTGTGTGGCTCTGCTGATAGACTCTAGGGTTGACAGGGGGTTGGCCATGttcctgctggtgctgtttgAGCTACTGTATGTGAGAAATGCTGTTTGAGGGCAGGTATCAGAAATCACTGTCTCCTGCTAATGAATATCAACTTGCCTAAGCAGTGCAATTGTCAGAACGGGCAGTTCTCACTGCCTTCTCTTCCTTGGTGTGAATTATTTGCTATCACAGTGGCTGAGCTGATGCTGAGATTCTGCATTTAAAGCAGAGTCCATCTCATGTGCAGCAACTCCCCAGAAATTATCACTTTGCATATTTTGGATTTATTTAGCCCCTGTTGTAAGGTTTTTTAATATTAGTGGTTTTAACATGTTGTATTACCATAATCTGTAATTTCTTTAAGATGTTATAATGATGTAATGTTAATTCAAAAATTTCATCACTTAGACTCTTTTTTACTTACAATTTTAGGGCCAATGTCCTTGCTGTCTTTATGGAGCAACAGAATTAATACTGCCAACTCTAGGAAGCACCAGGAATTTATTGGTCGGTTGAACTCTGTCAACAACAAAGCTGAGCTGTATCAacatctgaaagaagaaaatgggtTTGTATCAGGAAATGCATCACCACCCATATCTTGGCAGTAGTCAGTGTGGAGTTTGCAGCATTAGATACTACTCTTTTGATGATTAAAATATCTAAATTCATTCCTTTGTTTCTCAGCACTGATGGAGAACCAGAGCAGTGtttgcttctctttccctctgtgCCGAGCAAGGCTGACTGCGGAGAGCTGGGCTTCCCTGTGCCTCAGGGACTGCCCTTGCAGCAAAACTCTTATTAAACTTCGGGGGGTTAAATAGTAGCTGAGGTGTTTTGCTTGCCTTAGTTTCCGAAGAAATGGCTGATACAGAAATATTGTTGATAATAAAGTGGTTGAATCTTAGGCTGTGCTGTAATGAAGTTGGCAGTAGTCTGTGTTCTacaaaaaatactggaaaaccaaaccagcctCCTCTGAAGGAAATCAGATGATGGTAGACAACGCTCAGTGTAAGAAGGGTGAAAATGAAGTCCTTGAAACAAATTGCCAAAGCTCAGATTTTCAAAATAGATTCTCTAGTTATATGAATATTCTGCAGTCACAtgaatattttgtgttttggtgAGGTTGATAATGGATGGGTTTTCACAGCTGAAATGTATCTCTGCAGAAACCTTTGCTTTATGATTGCTGCTTAAAGAAGTATTAAGAGGAGATAAGATTGCATATGTTGGGGTAGGGAGAGATAGGATAGTTAgtgaagtaaaaaatatttatgaaagcatttaaatgtgatttttttttttttttaagctattgATTGTTCTTTCAGTAACAAGCCTTACCAATTGTTGTCTTGCATTTCAGAATGGAAactacagaaaatggaaaagcaggCCGGCAGTGAGGATTAATTCTGTTTCTCAGGACAAAACTTGGCcaaatagcaaaaatatttaatgctgGAATTGCTCTTGGTACTGTTTCAATACAATTGTATAGCTCTGGTTTGATtggtttttacatttttctagtCCTATTTTTGCTATGAAGTTTGAAATCTGCATATCACGTTAAACGAGCTGTGTGCAAATTGGAGATGTCCTGGAGTGTTTTCCAGTTGAGTTTTAGGATGAAGAAAACCTCTGCTGCCATGGAGTAAATCAAGTAATCAAAAATGTTAGTCAGCTTTAAAGTCCTTGCCCAGAAGCATTGGATACTATTTCAAAATCAGTGATGActgtctaaaaagaaaaaaaaaaattcaagtaatTTATAATAAGCTGATAACATTGTTAATTTTGGTTCATgaatactttttatttatatgaGGATTCCTCAGGAGTTCAGAATTATGGAAAAGACTGCACACTGAGTACCCAGACACTGAGCTGAGAGAGTGCCAGTCTTGGGTTTTCATCTGAGGGGTGGGAGGGTGAAGGGTTTTACAGGTAAAAATTGTTGGTTtaaggacttttaaaaaatggaatgTAAATGGTCTTTAGAAAGCAAAGCCTTTCAGGTTGTTGTGTTGGAGTTAAAGCTTTGTAAGCAGAAGTACAATAAAATTTTTTgctaataattattttttgatgAAGTGTGTTCTGTAAGGTACTTGTGGTTGTATGTCTGAGACACTGAATAGGAATGGCTGTGAAATGATAAAGTAGGTAATCTGTCCTCAGTTTCTTTGAGTAGAGCCTCTTCTACTGGGGAGTAGAATTCTCAACTGGGAAAACTCAGCCAGCGTCTGTGATCTGATCCCTTGTAAGATTTTGGGTTGTCTTCCACATGGGCTAAGGAAAGATGAATTATTGAGCTTTCCAAGTGTGTCGGCCTTCCTCTGATCTGCATCTGGCTTCTGTAAGCAACTGAAGGGCTCACAGATTGGATATCTTGCAGTTGATTGAGACACATCTTGGAGATTTTCTAAAAGTAAATCAATATGTTCATATTCACCTGCAACTTTAAATACCACAGTTCCTGATGTATAGATCTGAACACAAATATTCTTCACTTAACATTTGTGACTGAATCCTTTTTTCAGCTGTGCTAAAGTACCATGAATAATTTCAAGGTGATTATTCAGCCACTCTGATGCAGGTGTGTTTTCTGTTAAATGATTTTAGAACTGTTTTTACAGAGTGATTAAATAGTACTTGCATGGTAATATTTTCTATCATATTGTGAAATATTTGTAGCTTTTACAGAAGCAATTTGTAACTCTTGGAGATCCTAGTCTGAAGACTTctattgcttttatttgtattatttcaTTGAAAACAGAATGTCTTGCATCACCACATCTCTTGATACCCTATCTGAAATGTTCTGATGGAGAAAACTGCCACAAAATTATTGCTTCTCATAAGTCTCTGGGTTGTCTTAATGAGATTTTACTGCGCATCACTCTGGATGTTTCTCTTGTTTACTAGAGGGGTTTTTAAGGCAGGAAGCTGGGGAGCATGTAAATGTCAGCTCTGCAATTTGCTAGGCTGGAGAGTTAGAGCTGAAAAGCTCATTCTGTGCCTTGGGAATTGTGTTACATCTCCTCATGTGCCATTAATATTCAGCTGCACTCCTTGAAAATATGCACAGGCATTAAATACTTCATTAGCAGAAGAGAAATTTAATAGCACCTGCtgttaaaatacatatttgtttAGCTTGTTTACTAACTGTGTTCTCCACTTTTGGAGCATCTGCCAGGTCAGTCTGTTTGGTGATGAAATGGGCAGGGCCTGGTGACTGGGGGTCTGTATTTTAAGTACTTGGAGAGTCTTACAGGGATACGAGACTGCAAGGGCTGGTCTTTGCAGTTCTGGAAAGGGCATTCCATACTtctctgctgccctgcacaGTGGCACTggtgctgctttgctcctgttTCACACTCTGCTTTCAGCTTCAGGGAAGGTTTTGTCAGCTCTAAGAAGAGTTTGCAGATTAAAATTGGGATTTACGGATTAAGTAGTTTAATCTGTAATTATGTAATTGCAAATGCAGTTCATAATTAAGTTATGAATTGCATTTTGCTTATGATAATCTGGTAAACTGGAAGGATTTCAAAATGTTTGAAAAGTCCTTAGAAATTCTTTTGCAGAATTTTAGGAATTCTCTGTGGTCCTTGAACTGTCCCAGGTAGAAGCAGACAAGAGACAGTTTTACTGTAAAGAAGGCAAGCCTGGAACTTTAAAATGTATCTTTAAAGGTACATTGCACCAGATTACAGGAAGAGTTCAGTAGCTGCCATTGCCTTTAGAAATGCTACATAGGATGCATTTAcagaaacactaaaaaaagttttgaaagatTGAAAGGACAGAGACAATGTCAGGCATTTTTTGAAAACTCTAAAATTCCAAGCTAGCCTAGAGGCTCTATGGTTGTAGCACCTCTGAATTTCAATGGAAACATCATGTTTTGTAGTGGCCCTTCTGTGGCAATTCTGCCTCTTCTAtgtaaaatgtgtatttatgaaTCAGGCAGACACAATGAAGTGAGATTTGCTCAGCACTGACTGTGACCCCTCATCAGCTTGATGtgtattttcttgttcttaCTTTCACGGGGTTGTAATTCTACGCCTTCATCAGGAGATCCCTTTGCCTCCTTCACTTGGGTTCTGCTTTTGCCACTGTCTCTTTGTCAGGTGTAGGCCAAATACGTTCTATTCTAAATTGAAACATGGTAAAAATCACTAACTGCCTACTTATGTTTTTTCTATTAAGGGTAGCACCTTGTAATGCAATTTGTCTTTTTGTGGATTTGATCTTAATACcatttaaaagtttttaaaattgaagCCTCTGGATGTTGCCCTGGTTGCGCTGGGTGGTCGGAGCCTCTCAATAGTTGGGAGGGAGTTGGTATCTTGGTGGCTGGAAAGGTGGTGTGATGTGAGGGattggcctgggacactgcttGTGGGAGGGAAGTGGTCCTGAAGGTGGGATCCATAATGGAGGTGAAGGTGAAGCCCTGCACTCGTGTACAGGGGCTTTGCGAGGTCTCAGGGCATCCAGTTCCACATCAGCATGGCTTAGCTGGGAGTTGGTCTGAAACGACACAGGCTCTGGTCCAGGCATCCTCCTGGGACACCTGCAAAGCCAGCAGCCCACTATTGCCAGCACCACGCCAGCAGTGGCACAAACACTGCTCAGTAAGGCACGTGGGCTCCTCCTCGTTGTGGAGTCGTTCTTGGCTTGGGGTGTtggcccagtgctgctgcaaggcctggggaagggctttgtgctggcagggcagtgctCACTGTAGGAAATGCTGAAAGTCACATCGATTCTGTACTCTGGCAGCATGGCCTGGACAAAGCATGGGCTCACAGACCCAGGTGGCACTCGCAGTTTCTCCAGGGCCTGCTGCATTTCGTCTTTCCCGCACCAGCTGGAAGATCTGTTAGCACTTGCACACAGCGAGCTGTTGTACCAGGAGATGACTGTGGAGccgggctgcagagctgccagtgcGATGTCTTTGGGGCTGCTGGAGTTCAGGAAGAGGGAGAGCTTCTCCAGGAACAGACCcacccttttcctctccctcaggAAAGAGGAGTAGCTGTTCTTGGTCCGCATGGTGAAAAGGTGGCACGGTACCTCGGGGGGTTTCAGGAGCTCGATGGTGAAGGATTCCCAGGCTGTCAGACCTCCGGAGTCCGTGGCAGACAGCACAAATTCCTGAGGGGAATACTGGAAGTTGATCTCCAGGGGATAGCCGTGCATGGCCTGCTGGGAGGTGTCAAACTGCAGCCAGCTCTCCGATCCCGACGGAGAGCCGTCAGCTGGGAGGATTTGTAGAGATAACTGAGTGGAGTTGCCATCTTCCTCATCATAAAATGTGTTGGCAGgtaaagggaaaaagaacaggCATCCGATGGTTGCTGTTAGGAATTTAATGGAATGAACAAGCTTTGGGGAAGTGTTTGCTTGCCCTTtagagaggagggagaaaagggagggaaagaattaggaaaaaattgctATCTCTTGCTGGATGATGGCAAAGAAAACTTGTCAGCCTCAGGACTGTGGAGTGTGCTGAAACTGAAACTTATAACAGTAAAGTCTTGTCCTTGATCACATCTTAACCTCATTTGTTAAGCGTTTAGGTATCTGTTTATTTAAAGAGCTGTAAATATCCTCAACAATGTTTTGTCTAGTCCAAAATATTATTCAGGTCTTGTATAGTCCCTTCCCAAACAATAATATCTCATTCTAGTAA from Corvus hawaiiensis isolate bCorHaw1 chromosome 4, bCorHaw1.pri.cur, whole genome shotgun sequence harbors:
- the INTS13 gene encoding integrator complex subunit 13 isoform X2 yields the protein MKIFSESHKTVFVVDHCPYMAESCRQHVEFDMLVKNRTQGIIPLAPISKSLWTCSVESSMEYCRIMYDIFPFKKLVNFIVSDSGAHVLNSWTQEDQNLQELMAALAAVGPPNPRADPECCSILHGLVAAVEALCKITEYQHEARTTLMENAERVGNRGRIICITNAKSDSHVRMLEDCVQETIHEHNKLAANSDHLMQIQKCELVLIHTYPVGEDSLVSDRPKKELSPVLTSEVHSVRAGRHLATKLNLLVQQHFDLASTTITNIPMKEEQHANTSANYDVELLHHKEAHVDFLKSGDNHMGGNSREGTFKETVTLKWCTPRTNSVELHYCTGAYRISPVDVNSRPSSCLTNFLLNGRSVLLEQPRKSGSKVISHMLSSHGGEIFLHVLSSSRSILEDPPSISEGCGGRVTDYRITDFGEFMRENRLTPFLEPRYKIDGSLEIPLERAKDQLEKHTRYWPMIISQTTIFNMQAVVPLASVIVKEAMTDEDVLNCQKTIYNLVDMERKNDPLPISTVGTRGKGPKRDEQYRIMWNELETLVRAHINNSDKHQRVLECLMACRSKPPEEEERKKRGRKREDKEDKSEKLGKDYESDKPWQESERLKGLLDREKEELAEAEVIKDSPDSPEPPNKKPLITMDEMPTVEKAKGPMSLLSLWSNRINTANSRKHQEFIGRLNSVNNKAELYQHLKEENGMETTENGKAGRQ
- the INTS13 gene encoding integrator complex subunit 13 isoform X1; the encoded protein is MKIFSESHKTVFVVDHCPYMAESCRQHVEFDMLVKNRTQGIIPLAPISKSLWTCSVESSMEYCRIMYDIFPFKKLVNFIVSDSGAHVLNSWTQEDQNLQELMAALAAVGPPNPRADPECCSILHGLVAAVEALCKITEYQHEARTTLMENAERVGNRGRIICITNAKSDSHVRMLEDCVQETIHEHNKLAANSDHLMQIQKCELVLIHTYPVGEDSLVSDRPKKELSPVLTSEVHSVRAGRHLATKLNLLVQQHFDLASTTITNIPMKPTFNVCDQEEQHANTSANYDVELLHHKEAHVDFLKSGDNHMGGNSREGTFKETVTLKWCTPRTNSVELHYCTGAYRISPVDVNSRPSSCLTNFLLNGRSVLLEQPRKSGSKVISHMLSSHGGEIFLHVLSSSRSILEDPPSISEGCGGRVTDYRITDFGEFMRENRLTPFLEPRYKIDGSLEIPLERAKDQLEKHTRYWPMIISQTTIFNMQAVVPLASVIVKEAMTDEDVLNCQKTIYNLVDMERKNDPLPISTVGTRGKGPKRDEQYRIMWNELETLVRAHINNSDKHQRVLECLMACRSKPPEEEERKKRGRKREDKEDKSEKLGKDYESDKPWQESERLKGLLDREKEELAEAEVIKDSPDSPEPPNKKPLITMDEMPTVEKAKGPMSLLSLWSNRINTANSRKHQEFIGRLNSVNNKAELYQHLKEENGMETTENGKAGRQ